The Flavobacterium sp. 20NA77.7 genome includes the window GATATAGCTTTTCATTTGAAGCGGCACGAAAAAAATCGCTTTATGAAGCGGTTGAAACAATTATTGCTGTTTTTTTGACCCATAAAGCAACTAGTTCATACGTGCAGTATTTCTTGGACTTAGTACTTGAAAGAGATATGAAATATCAATCTAGTATTACCGATTTTTTAGAATATTGGGAACGAACAGGGTTTAAACAAAGTATTCCTTCTCCTGATGGTGTTGAGGCTGTACGTATAATGACTATTCATAAATCGAAAGGACTGGAATTTCCAGTAGTTATTTATCCTTTCGCAGATGATAACTTAAGACCCATTGATCCTAAAGTATGGATTCCATTAGATGAAACAGACATAGGGTTGTCACAATCTTTAGTACAGAAAAATAAAAAGTTGGAACAAATTAATACACAGACTAAAGAAGTGTATGACATAAAAACACAAGAGGAGCTATTAGACATAATAAACGTTTTATATGTCGCTTTAACAAGAGCTAAAGAACAATTGCACATTATATCTAGTTTTAAAGTAAACAAAGAAGGGGAATTAGTAAATCAAAATGCGCTATCTTCATTTTTTACGAGTTATTTAACACAAAAAAGCCTATTTAATCCACAACAATACTTATATGTATTTGGAAATCCTACACGAATTTCAACACCCGAACCATTTTTACAAAATCAACAAACAATTCAAAACGTCGCGGAGCATTTAGATTTTAGTTCTGTTAAAATCGCAAAAAAGGAAGCGTTAATGTGGGGGACACATCAACAAGAGGCTATTGCTTTTGGAAATATTTTACATGAAATTATGGCAAATATTACGTCAAAGACAGCCATAGAAGTTGCAATACATAAAGCTGTTGAAGAAGGCGTATTGCTTGATTCACAAAAAGAAATTGTTGAAGAAAAGGTGTTAAAAATAGTAAACCACCCCGATTTGTTAGAGTTTTTCAATGAAAATTATTTGGTACTTAACGAACGAACAATTGTTTCAAATGGAGAACCAAATGTAAAACCAGACCGAGTAGTTATTCATGAAAATCAAGCGTTTATTTTAGATTATAAAACAGGAGATTACCAAGAAAAACACGAAAGACAACTCAATAATTATGCACGAATTATAGAAAAAATGAATGTTAAAGTCGCAAAAAAAATATTGGTTTATATTGATGAAGATATAAAAATAATACATTTGTAGTGAAAATAAAAGAATACTATGTACGGGAAAATCAAACAACATTTACAAAACGAGTTAACTACCATTGAAGAAAATGGGCTGTATAAAAAAGAACGTATTATTACGTCTCCACAAGGTGCAGAAATAACTGTTAACGGTAAAACGGTATTAAATTTTTGTGCAAATAATTATTTAGGCCTTTCTTCACATCCAGAAGTGGTTCAAGCAGCAAAAGACGCTTTAGATTCTCATGGTTTTGGTATGTCTTCTGTTCGATTTATATGTGGAACACAAGATATTCATAAACAATTAGAAAAAGAAATTGCTGATTTTTATGGTACTGAGGATACTATTTTATATGCAGCAGCTTTTGATGCTAACGGCGGCGTTTTCGAACCCTTATTAGGAGAGGAAGATTGTATTATTTCCGATAGTTTAAATCATGCTTCAATTATTGATGGCGTAAGGTTGTGTAAAGCGGCGCGCTACCGCTATGAGAATAATAACATGGAAGATTTAGAACAACAATTAATACAAGCCACACAAGCAGGCCATCGTTTTAAGTTGATTGTAACTGATGGTATTTTCTCAATGGATGGCTTGGTCGCTCCTTTAGATAAAATTTGTGATTTAGCAGACAAATATGATGCCCTTGTTATGGTAGATGAATGTCATGCCGCTGGATTTATTGGTAAAACAGGAAAAGGAACCTTAGAAGCAAAAGGCGTGATGGGGCGTGTAGATATAATTACAGGAACATTAGGTAAAGCATTGGGAGGTGCAATGGGAGGCTATACAACAGCAAAAAAAGAAATTATTGAAATTTTAAGACAAAGGTCTAGACCTTATTTATTTTCAAATTCATTGTCTCCAGCCATAGTGGGCGCATCTTTAAAAGTGTTTGAATTGTTAAAAAAAGACACAAAATTACGTGACCAATTAGAGTGGAATACCAATTATTTTAAATCAGGTATGAAGAATGCAGGGTTTGATATAATTGATGGAGATTCTGCAATTGTACCTGTTATGCTATATGATGCCAAATTATCTCAAGAAATGGCAGATGAATT containing:
- the kbl gene encoding glycine C-acetyltransferase; translated protein: MYGKIKQHLQNELTTIEENGLYKKERIITSPQGAEITVNGKTVLNFCANNYLGLSSHPEVVQAAKDALDSHGFGMSSVRFICGTQDIHKQLEKEIADFYGTEDTILYAAAFDANGGVFEPLLGEEDCIISDSLNHASIIDGVRLCKAARYRYENNNMEDLEQQLIQATQAGHRFKLIVTDGIFSMDGLVAPLDKICDLADKYDALVMVDECHAAGFIGKTGKGTLEAKGVMGRVDIITGTLGKALGGAMGGYTTAKKEIIEILRQRSRPYLFSNSLSPAIVGASLKVFELLKKDTKLRDQLEWNTNYFKSGMKNAGFDIIDGDSAIVPVMLYDAKLSQEMADELLHLGIYVIGFFFPVVPKGKARIRVQLSAAHTQIHLDKAIEAFTIVGKKLGVI